The following proteins come from a genomic window of Paenibacillus spongiae:
- a CDS encoding sugar phosphate isomerase/epimerase family protein → MSSKLNIGLIGIVGEEAREDFWGTMEKVAAIGYRGIEGAEQLLEGDTEANVARFHGLGLEVLTCSASREQLRDNLDTLIANAKALHSKRVTVWWAPCDSRESVLADAKLYNEAGSKLAAAGIKLCYHNHGHEFRNVFNGVNAMDLLAEYSDPAALFFEMDIAWISHGGADPVYVLRKLAGRVPAIHVKDMHSYTDSNPFTAVGTGIVNVRGSIAAAMETGVEWMVVEQDRMRHLTPFETATVSYLNLKEAGLV, encoded by the coding sequence TTGAGCAGCAAGCTGAATATCGGATTGATTGGAATCGTCGGCGAAGAAGCAAGGGAGGATTTCTGGGGAACGATGGAGAAAGTGGCGGCGATCGGATACCGCGGCATCGAAGGGGCGGAGCAGCTGCTGGAAGGCGATACGGAAGCGAATGTAGCGCGGTTCCATGGACTCGGACTGGAGGTTCTGACTTGCAGTGCAAGCCGTGAACAGCTCAGGGATAACCTTGACACGTTGATTGCCAATGCCAAAGCGCTTCATTCGAAGCGTGTAACCGTCTGGTGGGCACCATGCGATTCGCGCGAGAGCGTTCTAGCGGACGCCAAGCTCTATAACGAAGCCGGTTCAAAATTAGCCGCAGCAGGCATCAAGCTGTGCTACCACAATCATGGCCATGAATTCCGGAATGTGTTCAATGGCGTCAACGCGATGGATTTGCTCGCGGAATATTCGGACCCGGCCGCCCTTTTCTTCGAGATGGATATCGCCTGGATTTCACACGGCGGCGCAGATCCGGTCTACGTGCTGCGCAAGCTGGCAGGACGCGTACCCGCCATTCATGTGAAGGACATGCACAGCTACACGGATTCCAATCCATTCACGGCGGTGGGAACCGGCATCGTTAACGTGCGCGGCTCGATCGCAGCCGCAATGGAAACCGGTGTCGAGTGGATGGTCGTCGAGCAGGATCGAATGCGCCACTTGACGCCTTTCGAGACGGCGACGGTCAGTTATTTGAATTTGAAGGAAGCTGGACTGGTTTAA
- the bioC gene encoding malonyl-ACP O-methyltransferase BioC translates to MSWTSGDIQRQFNLATGSYDKHAHVQRMMAERLMRSLAEWIYDHRASELRILEIGCGTGALTEMMLNEWPVSSITAIDISTAMVKTAEQRVLSRTMGLSNNTVRQPDRLCFIAADIESWAADAPAASFDLIVSSACFQWLKTPGQTLVHLNQLLRADGKLAFTTFGPDTFCELHQAFHEVYIAQGMEPQRHGMSFQSADEWLSMLHEARFGAIRHERSIHNETYVSPRQFLHSVKAVGASTSEATVSNGLGLRRLFADMYRVYEQKFSVTRGITATYDILLIQALR, encoded by the coding sequence ATGAGCTGGACATCGGGTGACATTCAGCGTCAATTTAATCTTGCAACGGGGTCATACGACAAGCATGCTCATGTACAGCGAATGATGGCAGAGCGGCTTATGCGTTCTCTTGCTGAATGGATTTACGATCATCGAGCGAGCGAGCTTCGTATTCTTGAGATTGGCTGCGGGACAGGAGCCTTAACGGAAATGATGCTAAACGAATGGCCCGTGTCATCGATCACTGCGATCGATATTTCGACTGCGATGGTCAAAACCGCGGAACAACGTGTTCTGTCAAGAACAATGGGCTTATCGAACAATACTGTCCGTCAACCGGATCGTTTATGCTTTATTGCTGCGGATATCGAATCGTGGGCAGCCGATGCCCCGGCGGCCTCGTTCGACCTTATCGTCTCAAGCGCCTGCTTTCAATGGTTGAAAACTCCGGGGCAAACGCTGGTACACTTGAATCAGCTGCTTCGCGCTGATGGCAAGCTGGCTTTTACGACATTCGGCCCGGATACATTTTGCGAGCTGCATCAAGCGTTTCATGAGGTTTATATCGCTCAAGGTATGGAGCCGCAGCGGCATGGAATGTCGTTTCAATCGGCAGATGAGTGGCTGAGCATGCTGCACGAAGCAAGGTTCGGTGCAATCCGTCATGAACGCTCCATTCATAACGAAACCTACGTATCGCCAAGGCAGTTTCTTCATTCGGTCAAAGCGGTAGGAGCCAGCACTTCTGAAGCGACCGTCTCGAACGGCCTCGGTTTACGACGTCTCTTCGCCGATATGTATCGCGTCTACGAACAGAAATTCAGCGTAACTCGAGGCATCACTGCCACCTATGACATTTTACTCATTCAGGCTTTGCGTTAA
- a CDS encoding alpha/beta fold hydrolase, translating to MPYIQVKDLEMFYERMGTGDIVIFLHSGYSRGIIAFACQMLDFQRQYNCYLPDFRGHGRTRCESLEWSTPQIADDLIAFMDRMDIRRAHLIGYSLGANVGLYAAVNHPERVATLTTIGTGGFCDPTGVEEFEPEWIIAKGMQNTINSMLERHMEAHNGNWQEHMRQSAQDWRLYPQLTKEQLSSISCPSLFITGEHDPFAGEERVKQLTSLVHGSKYLVVPNGSHRPHMLRENPVLVNDTILQFLESNDF from the coding sequence GTGCCATATATACAGGTGAAGGACTTGGAGATGTTCTACGAAAGAATGGGCACAGGGGACATTGTGATCTTTCTGCATAGCGGCTATTCTCGCGGAATAATCGCTTTTGCATGCCAGATGCTGGATTTTCAGAGGCAATACAATTGCTATTTGCCTGATTTCAGAGGGCATGGAAGGACGAGATGCGAAAGTCTGGAATGGTCGACACCGCAAATTGCAGATGATCTAATCGCATTCATGGATCGGATGGATATCCGGAGAGCACATCTAATCGGTTACAGCCTGGGAGCGAATGTTGGCCTATACGCCGCAGTCAATCATCCTGAAAGAGTTGCTACGCTGACTACTATAGGTACCGGCGGCTTCTGTGATCCGACCGGCGTCGAAGAGTTCGAACCGGAATGGATTATTGCGAAAGGCATGCAGAATACGATCAATTCCATGCTTGAACGGCATATGGAGGCACACAATGGCAATTGGCAGGAGCACATGAGACAATCCGCGCAAGATTGGCGTCTATATCCGCAGCTTACGAAGGAGCAGCTCAGCAGCATTTCATGCCCATCGCTGTTTATCACGGGCGAACATGACCCCTTTGCCGGGGAAGAAAGAGTCAAGCAGCTCACTTCCCTTGTCCACGGATCGAAATACTTGGTCGTGCCTAACGGGAGCCATCGACCGCACATGCTGAGGGAAAATCCGGTCTTAGTCAATGATACGATTCTTCAATTTCTGGAGAGCAACGATTTCTAA
- a CDS encoding L,D-transpeptidase family protein, which yields MKRRHPYWPLRVIASAILIWNLLNDIGYHYSSAEPSLPIVADQGIYSIEIYPQYHQLIVRAQGQKFKTYPVAVGNPSTPTPVGEYQIVYKGKNWGPSFGPRWLGFNVPWGNYGIHGTNKPYSIGQHLSHGCIRMRNRDVIELFEIIPLGSKVTIYGHVLGDPSHDPRELAEGDVGGDVQLIQSRLKSAGYFKGSCNGKFRTDTTAAIKGFQRDHRMTQDGVASIEMYKKLGLLE from the coding sequence ATGAAGCGAAGGCACCCCTATTGGCCGCTTCGGGTCATTGCATCTGCGATACTGATATGGAACCTATTGAATGACATTGGATACCATTATTCCTCAGCTGAGCCATCTCTGCCGATCGTGGCTGATCAGGGAATATATTCAATCGAAATTTATCCTCAATATCATCAACTGATCGTACGGGCACAAGGACAGAAATTCAAAACTTATCCTGTTGCCGTCGGAAATCCTTCCACCCCGACCCCGGTCGGCGAGTATCAAATCGTATATAAGGGAAAGAATTGGGGTCCTTCTTTTGGTCCGCGCTGGCTAGGTTTTAATGTACCCTGGGGAAATTACGGGATTCACGGCACGAACAAGCCGTACTCGATCGGACAGCATCTGAGTCACGGATGTATCCGCATGCGCAATCGCGATGTCATTGAATTATTCGAGATTATTCCTCTAGGTTCGAAAGTAACCATCTATGGCCATGTATTGGGAGATCCGAGTCATGATCCAAGGGAATTGGCAGAGGGGGACGTCGGAGGCGATGTGCAGCTGATTCAATCTCGTTTGAAAAGTGCCGGTTACTTCAAAGGGAGCTGTAATGGAAAGTTCCGTACGGATACAACCGCAGCGATAAAAGGATTTCAACGCGACCACCGTATGACCCAAGACGGTGTAGCGTCGATAGAGATGTATAAGAAGCTAGGGTTGTTGGAATGA
- a CDS encoding sulfatase family protein, whose translation MSSPEPNIIVVMCDQLRAFETGCYGNPIIRTPHIDRLAGEGVRFEYAVTNNPVCMPARSSLLSGQYSRSCIGTTGNITEPDENGRMHLPEYPSKHRRTMLGPTLPEELNKLGYRTALIGKWHIDPAPETIGFEESLYPYVHHRHTGQTFIRGAEAAEETVAAFSVEFEADQVERFLAKPHDRPFFLYYNISPPHMPLDDAPEDYKSMYSPESVPLRPNVYDEEGKPAYDEEWFKIYLWDFLYYQHRMPHTAELPEGFDLNKLTALYYGLTTWVDDTVGKLMDALKRHGHSERTIVVFLSDHGDNLGSHGHFNKSQLYDESIRIPLVFHSPAYWDPRINGQQVAQIIDIMPTLLDIAGGIIPDGVQGRSLKPILDGTCDVVASSEAYVETDSRLVGIRTAHHLYGVRLSDDFRSVEDDRAFFFDLRRDPYEMNNLAGTEEQPEVAAELRSKVLEWIRVTPWLNSDAL comes from the coding sequence ATGTCATCCCCTGAGCCGAACATAATCGTCGTCATGTGCGACCAGCTGCGCGCCTTCGAAACCGGCTGTTACGGCAACCCGATCATTCGCACGCCCCATATCGACCGGCTTGCCGGTGAAGGCGTACGCTTCGAATATGCCGTGACGAACAATCCGGTGTGCATGCCCGCCCGTTCAAGCTTGTTGTCCGGACAGTACAGCCGCAGCTGTATCGGTACGACGGGCAACATAACGGAGCCGGACGAGAACGGTCGCATGCACCTGCCGGAATATCCGTCGAAACATCGCCGCACAATGCTAGGACCAACCTTGCCGGAAGAGCTGAACAAACTCGGCTATCGAACCGCTCTGATCGGCAAATGGCATATCGACCCTGCTCCGGAGACGATCGGGTTCGAGGAGAGCCTATATCCATACGTTCACCATCGCCATACCGGCCAAACATTCATCCGCGGAGCCGAAGCAGCAGAAGAAACCGTCGCAGCGTTCAGCGTCGAATTCGAGGCGGATCAAGTCGAGCGCTTTCTCGCAAAACCGCATGACCGCCCTTTTTTCCTCTATTACAACATCTCGCCGCCGCATATGCCGCTCGACGACGCTCCAGAAGACTATAAGTCGATGTATTCGCCGGAGTCTGTCCCGCTTCGCCCCAACGTTTACGACGAGGAAGGCAAGCCGGCATATGACGAGGAATGGTTCAAAATTTACTTATGGGATTTTCTATATTACCAGCACCGTATGCCCCATACCGCCGAGCTTCCTGAGGGCTTCGATTTGAACAAGCTGACCGCTTTGTATTATGGGCTTACTACATGGGTAGACGATACGGTAGGCAAGCTTATGGATGCACTGAAGAGACACGGCCATTCGGAGCGGACGATCGTCGTCTTTCTGTCGGATCACGGCGACAATCTCGGCAGTCACGGACATTTCAACAAGAGTCAATTGTATGACGAGTCAATCCGCATCCCGCTCGTTTTTCACTCTCCAGCGTATTGGGATCCCCGAATTAATGGGCAGCAGGTCGCGCAGATCATCGATATCATGCCGACTCTGCTCGATATTGCAGGGGGCATTATTCCGGACGGAGTGCAAGGAAGAAGCCTGAAGCCGATTCTAGACGGTACGTGCGATGTGGTGGCATCCTCCGAAGCTTACGTCGAGACCGATTCCCGTCTGGTCGGCATACGGACCGCTCATCATCTGTACGGCGTCCGGCTGTCCGACGATTTCCGATCCGTGGAAGACGATCGTGCCTTCTTCTTCGATCTGCGCCGCGACCCGTACGAGATGAACAACTTGGCCGGAACGGAGGAGCAGCCGGAAGTTGCCGCTGAATTGAGGAGCAAAGTGCTGGAGTGGATTCGCGTAACGCCGTGGCTGAACAGCGATGCGTTATGA
- the bioD gene encoding dethiobiotin synthase, with translation MTGLRGIFVTGTDTGIGKTLITGAIAAALRAEGMNIGVWKPVQSGAQIGSGDTDAERLLNYSGIVEDPQMVAPFTFEAPLTPLLAAKQAGVTLHMNALIAAGEELVNRYEALCIEGAGGVGVPLTEDALVADLIAQLNIPVLIVARSTLGTVNHTLLTASYLRQRSIPIIGVILNDGALGNEHDDPSIAANAELIERYAGLRVLGRFPSLRRKPTPELLSGIVRRTIQLTPVKQALSI, from the coding sequence GTGACCGGATTACGAGGAATATTCGTCACAGGAACAGACACCGGGATAGGAAAAACGCTGATTACGGGAGCGATAGCCGCAGCGCTCCGCGCCGAAGGGATGAACATCGGCGTCTGGAAGCCGGTGCAATCCGGCGCACAGATCGGCAGCGGAGATACGGACGCTGAACGGCTGCTGAACTATTCAGGAATCGTTGAAGATCCCCAGATGGTGGCCCCATTCACCTTTGAAGCTCCGCTCACCCCCCTTCTCGCCGCCAAGCAAGCTGGTGTGACGCTCCATATGAACGCGTTGATTGCCGCAGGCGAAGAGCTGGTCAACCGATATGAGGCGCTATGTATAGAAGGTGCAGGTGGCGTTGGTGTTCCACTGACGGAGGATGCGCTTGTGGCGGACTTGATTGCGCAGCTGAATATCCCCGTATTGATCGTAGCCCGTTCCACCCTTGGTACCGTCAACCATACGCTGCTAACCGCTTCATACTTACGGCAGCGCAGCATTCCGATCATTGGCGTAATCCTGAATGATGGCGCTCTTGGGAACGAGCATGACGATCCGAGTATCGCCGCCAATGCGGAGCTCATTGAACGTTACGCCGGTCTGCGCGTGCTCGGACGGTTCCCAAGTTTACGAAGGAAGCCTACCCCTGAGCTGTTGAGCGGCATCGTTCGGCGAACGATCCAATTAACGCCGGTCAAGCAGGCCCTATCGATTTAA
- the tlp gene encoding small acid-soluble spore protein Tlp: protein MAHPDNRANNAERLQKAAKNTAENLNEAEQYLDEHADEISASEIENIEAKNERREESIAGMKSEIEDEQQFQQRQQ from the coding sequence ATGGCACATCCTGATAATCGCGCTAACAACGCGGAGCGTCTGCAAAAAGCGGCGAAGAACACAGCGGAGAATTTAAACGAAGCGGAACAATATCTCGACGAGCATGCCGATGAAATATCGGCGAGCGAAATCGAGAACATTGAAGCAAAGAACGAACGCCGCGAAGAAAGCATTGCGGGAATGAAATCCGAAATCGAAGACGAGCAGCAGTTCCAACAGCGTCAGCAATAG
- the bioA gene encoding adenosylmethionine--8-amino-7-oxononanoate transaminase: protein MTTINNQLAAMNKTHLWHPFTQMKDYNESDPLIIERGEGIMLIDVNGRAYYDGFSSVWLNVHGHNVPELNQAITEQLGRVAHSTLLGIANVPAIELAEKLIHIAPQGLNKVFYSDSGATGVEIAIKMAFQYWHNRGMKEKTAFITMNQAYHGDTIGAVSVGSIPLYQEVFRPMLFPSHVIPYPYAYRHEGGAAAAKEAAISALRHLLETRAHEIAALILEPIVQGASGIIVMPPGCLREMAALCRKHDVLLIADEVATGFGRTGAMFACDHEDVTPDVMVIGKGLTGGYLPVAATLTTDEVYNAFYASHEEQKTFFHGHSFTGNPLGCAVALANLKLFEERNIVEGVKAKAAFTRHKLAMLQERPHVGDIRQQGLMIGIELVRDKETREPYNWTDRIGYHVCQRARELGMLTRPLGDVVVFMPPLVSSEEELEAMIDILTKSIIDITEGGPAA from the coding sequence ATGACAACGATTAATAATCAGCTTGCAGCTATGAACAAGACTCATCTGTGGCACCCTTTTACGCAAATGAAAGATTACAATGAATCCGATCCGCTTATTATCGAACGCGGTGAAGGAATCATGCTCATCGACGTTAATGGCCGGGCTTATTACGATGGATTCTCTTCTGTTTGGCTGAATGTGCACGGGCATAATGTGCCGGAGCTGAATCAGGCGATTACGGAACAGCTGGGACGCGTCGCTCATTCTACTCTGCTCGGCATCGCCAATGTCCCCGCTATTGAGCTCGCAGAGAAGCTCATACATATCGCACCCCAAGGATTGAACAAGGTCTTCTATTCGGATTCGGGAGCAACCGGAGTAGAAATTGCCATCAAGATGGCATTCCAATACTGGCACAATCGCGGCATGAAAGAAAAGACGGCTTTTATTACGATGAATCAGGCCTATCATGGCGATACGATCGGTGCGGTTAGCGTCGGCTCAATCCCGCTGTATCAAGAGGTGTTCCGTCCGATGCTGTTTCCGTCGCACGTCATTCCATATCCGTATGCGTACCGTCATGAAGGCGGTGCAGCTGCAGCTAAGGAAGCCGCGATATCCGCGCTTCGCCATTTGCTTGAGACGCGAGCACATGAAATTGCCGCTCTAATCCTGGAACCGATTGTGCAAGGAGCAAGCGGCATTATCGTCATGCCGCCGGGTTGCTTGCGGGAAATGGCTGCGTTATGCCGGAAGCATGACGTTCTTCTCATCGCGGACGAAGTTGCGACCGGATTCGGCCGGACAGGTGCTATGTTCGCCTGCGACCATGAAGACGTAACGCCTGATGTGATGGTTATCGGAAAAGGGTTAACCGGCGGATACTTGCCCGTTGCGGCAACCTTAACGACAGACGAAGTATACAACGCATTCTACGCAAGCCATGAAGAGCAGAAAACATTCTTTCACGGTCATTCTTTCACCGGCAACCCGCTTGGCTGTGCGGTTGCATTGGCCAACTTAAAGCTGTTCGAGGAACGGAACATCGTTGAAGGGGTTAAGGCGAAGGCTGCTTTCACCCGGCATAAGCTGGCTATGCTCCAAGAACGTCCTCATGTCGGAGATATCCGGCAGCAAGGACTTATGATCGGGATTGAGCTGGTGCGGGATAAAGAAACGCGTGAGCCCTACAACTGGACGGACCGCATCGGGTATCACGTATGTCAGCGGGCCAGAGAACTGGGGATGCTCACAAGACCTCTTGGCGATGTGGTCGTCTTCATGCCTCCGCTCGTCAGCTCCGAAGAGGAGCTTGAGGCCATGATCGACATTTTGACGAAATCGATCATCGATATCACCGAAGGAGGTCCGGCGGCGTGA
- the bioF gene encoding 8-amino-7-oxononanoate synthase — protein sequence MNGLENELESLQNEGLERTIRTCSNVPGKPGYTLRKDRLLLNLSSNDYLGLAQHPKIIESMRDVLLLEGAGAGASRLITGNRGPYDRLEESLAAWQNCEAALVFANGYMANSGVIRALAGRGDVVFSDRLNHASIVDGIVMSRAEHARYRHNDMEHLRHLLNKYRDRPRKLIVTDAVFSMDGDQAHLREIAALKREYGAMLMVDEAHSGGVYGVHGEGLCHELGLHDEVDVHMGTFSKSFGVYGAYVTGSRTLIRWLVNKARPLIYSTALPPAIVAGIGIALELVQAGHERRQYLLSASKLFRSSLGNAGFQVAEGNSPIVPVIVGDNHTALRFSEMLETDGIAASAIRPPTVPDGTARIRFSLTEAHTEQELIDAIAKICRVGHQLGVLET from the coding sequence ATGAACGGGTTGGAAAATGAACTTGAATCGCTGCAAAATGAAGGCTTGGAGCGCACCATTCGTACTTGCTCCAATGTTCCGGGCAAGCCCGGTTATACGCTGCGCAAAGACCGATTACTGCTTAACCTGTCATCCAATGACTATCTTGGTCTCGCGCAGCATCCCAAAATAATCGAATCTATGCGTGATGTGCTGCTTCTCGAGGGTGCCGGCGCCGGCGCTTCCCGCCTTATTACCGGCAACCGTGGTCCTTATGACCGGTTGGAAGAATCGTTGGCCGCATGGCAGAACTGCGAAGCAGCGCTCGTATTCGCCAACGGCTATATGGCAAATTCAGGCGTCATTCGCGCGCTCGCAGGCCGTGGCGATGTCGTATTCAGCGATCGGCTGAACCATGCGAGCATCGTGGACGGCATCGTGATGAGCAGAGCGGAGCACGCCCGGTATCGTCATAACGATATGGAACATTTGCGACATCTATTGAACAAGTATCGGGACCGTCCTCGAAAGCTGATCGTTACAGATGCCGTGTTCTCGATGGATGGCGACCAGGCGCATTTGCGTGAGATTGCTGCGCTCAAACGCGAGTACGGAGCGATGCTGATGGTGGATGAAGCGCATAGCGGAGGCGTTTATGGCGTACATGGCGAAGGATTATGCCATGAGCTGGGACTCCACGATGAAGTTGACGTCCATATGGGCACATTCAGCAAATCGTTCGGCGTATACGGCGCTTACGTAACCGGCAGCCGAACGCTCATTCGATGGCTGGTGAACAAGGCAAGGCCGCTCATTTATTCAACGGCGCTGCCGCCTGCGATCGTTGCTGGAATTGGAATAGCGCTGGAATTGGTTCAAGCCGGCCATGAACGCCGCCAATATCTCTTAAGTGCAAGCAAGCTGTTCCGTTCATCACTTGGCAATGCCGGGTTTCAAGTCGCCGAGGGGAACTCTCCCATTGTACCGGTTATTGTCGGCGATAATCATACCGCGCTCCGTTTCAGTGAAATGCTTGAGACTGATGGGATTGCCGCGTCCGCCATCCGCCCTCCTACTGTTCCTGACGGTACGGCCCGAATCCGCTTCTCCCTGACTGAAGCACATACAGAGCAGGAGCTGATCGATGCCATTGCGAAAATTTGCCGAGTTGGACACCAATTAGGCGTCCTGGAGACATGA
- the bioB gene encoding biotin synthase BioB has translation MNTITFNQWQLLAHKALDGECITMDEALSVLEADNDEVLQLMHAAFQVRKHYFGKNVKLNMIINAKSGLCPEDCGYCSQSIVSTAPVQKYALLDKETLLAGAREALSRRAGTYCIVASGKGPTDKELDQVVDAVKEIRDTMPLKICTCLGILKEGQAERLAEAGVHRYNHNLNTSKAHYPSITTTHTYEQRIDTVEKVKAHGMSPCSGVIIGMGESDREIVEMAFALRELDADSIPINFLNAIPGTPLEQAGRTAPLKALKVLALFRFICPAKEIRVAGGREVNLRTLQPLTLYAANSLFVGDYLTTAGQDISSDHQIIEDLGFEIELNAL, from the coding sequence ATGAACACGATAACTTTCAACCAGTGGCAGCTCCTAGCCCATAAAGCGTTAGATGGAGAATGTATCACGATGGACGAAGCGCTCTCCGTACTTGAAGCCGACAATGACGAGGTGCTGCAGCTGATGCACGCGGCTTTTCAAGTACGCAAACATTACTTCGGCAAAAATGTGAAGCTGAACATGATCATCAATGCCAAGAGCGGCCTATGCCCGGAGGACTGCGGATATTGTTCGCAATCGATCGTATCGACGGCACCGGTTCAGAAGTATGCTCTACTTGACAAGGAAACGCTGCTGGCTGGCGCGCGTGAAGCGTTATCGCGCAGAGCCGGAACCTATTGCATTGTCGCTTCCGGCAAAGGCCCGACCGACAAGGAGCTGGATCAAGTCGTGGATGCGGTCAAAGAAATCCGGGATACGATGCCTCTGAAGATCTGTACGTGCTTAGGAATATTGAAGGAAGGTCAAGCGGAGCGTCTAGCGGAAGCCGGCGTACACCGGTATAACCATAATCTGAATACTAGCAAAGCGCACTATCCTTCGATCACGACGACGCATACCTACGAGCAACGAATAGATACGGTTGAGAAGGTAAAAGCACACGGAATGTCCCCTTGTTCCGGCGTAATTATCGGCATGGGCGAATCAGATCGGGAAATCGTTGAGATGGCTTTCGCTCTCCGTGAGCTGGATGCCGATTCGATTCCGATCAACTTCCTGAATGCGATTCCGGGCACTCCGCTGGAACAAGCTGGCCGCACAGCCCCGCTTAAAGCGCTGAAAGTATTGGCATTATTCCGGTTCATCTGTCCGGCGAAGGAAATCCGTGTCGCAGGCGGCCGCGAGGTCAACCTCCGCACCCTGCAGCCCTTGACTCTGTATGCGGCGAATTCTCTTTTCGTCGGCGATTATTTAACGACGGCAGGCCAAGATATTTCATCCGATCATCAAATCATCGAAGATCTGGGATTTGAAATCGAATTAAACGCGTTATAA
- a CDS encoding carbon-nitrogen hydrolase family protein, translating to MRVALAVNHVDSDRNDNINRIEALIHQAADAGADVVVFPETATSGLINNDDPEHDWPLGLPVPGEITDQFAKLAEDRSIWIAIGLIEIEGTKLYDTAIFINPQGEIGLKYRRVHPNWHTPQADPDVYGQGEDIPVLDTPFGSFMFLICGDLWDDDIVERASQNRADYLLFPFARSFEDRSWDQEKWNREEMDDYADRIKLVGSTAFMTNYLSSDIGGYSDGCFGGAWIIKPDGTVTERFPLGQSGLLIADISNNG from the coding sequence ATGCGTGTGGCTCTTGCCGTGAATCATGTCGATTCCGATAGGAATGACAATATCAATCGAATCGAAGCTTTGATCCATCAAGCTGCGGATGCCGGTGCGGATGTTGTCGTTTTCCCTGAAACGGCGACATCGGGGTTAATCAATAATGACGATCCCGAGCACGATTGGCCGTTAGGACTGCCTGTTCCAGGAGAGATTACAGATCAATTCGCAAAGCTGGCGGAAGACCGTTCGATATGGATCGCGATCGGACTTATTGAGATAGAAGGAACGAAATTATACGATACGGCTATATTTATCAACCCCCAAGGCGAGATCGGGCTTAAGTACCGTCGGGTTCACCCGAATTGGCATACTCCGCAAGCGGATCCGGACGTATATGGTCAGGGCGAAGATATTCCTGTACTGGACACTCCGTTCGGATCGTTTATGTTCTTAATCTGCGGCGATCTGTGGGATGACGATATTGTAGAGCGGGCTAGTCAGAACCGTGCCGATTATTTATTATTCCCGTTCGCTCGCTCGTTCGAGGATCGTTCATGGGATCAGGAGAAATGGAACAGAGAAGAAATGGATGACTATGCCGATCGGATCAAGCTGGTAGGCAGTACCGCCTTCATGACCAATTATCTCTCCTCTGATATAGGGGGGTACTCCGACGGCTGTTTTGGCGGAGCCTGGATCATCAAACCGGACGGTACGGTTACGGAGCGGTTTCCTCTAGGCCAATCGGGGTTGCTCATTGCCGATATTTCAAATAATGGATAA
- a CDS encoding alpha/beta hydrolase, protein MSDNITKGFQQEEHGSILWLTGWSMPPSVFDALCALLPEFHHHYADYGCVDSPEEMMALAEKTALSLASSSPSPLLVAGWSLGGLLALKLAAKGLADGLILLGATAKFTRPREQMNVGWADGHVRQMLKGLMRDRHEVETSFRALLFSKKEKESGISVKLPPIGYWTTSSLCAGLELLRAEECLSLLPEIDCPVLLLHGMDDEICPIAAAEELYQGLPRAELITISDCGHVPFIGREQHIVEALRRWRT, encoded by the coding sequence ATGTCGGACAATATAACGAAGGGCTTTCAGCAAGAGGAACATGGATCGATCCTTTGGTTGACGGGCTGGAGCATGCCTCCTTCGGTTTTTGATGCGTTGTGCGCGCTGCTGCCCGAATTTCATCATCATTATGCCGATTACGGCTGTGTTGATTCTCCTGAAGAAATGATGGCGCTGGCGGAGAAGACAGCCCTTTCTCTGGCAAGCTCGTCCCCTTCTCCACTGCTGGTCGCAGGCTGGTCGCTAGGCGGTTTGCTGGCGCTCAAGCTTGCAGCCAAAGGGTTGGCGGACGGCCTCATACTGCTTGGAGCAACGGCGAAATTCACCCGACCCAGGGAGCAGATGAATGTCGGCTGGGCGGATGGCCATGTCAGACAAATGCTCAAAGGGCTTATGAGGGATCGCCATGAAGTAGAAACATCATTCAGAGCGTTATTGTTCAGCAAGAAGGAAAAAGAATCCGGCATCAGCGTTAAACTGCCTCCAATCGGTTATTGGACCACTTCGTCACTTTGCGCAGGACTCGAGCTTTTGCGTGCAGAAGAGTGTCTGTCTCTACTGCCCGAAATCGATTGTCCGGTTCTTCTTCTTCATGGGATGGATGATGAGATTTGCCCGATTGCCGCTGCTGAAGAGTTGTATCAAGGCTTACCTCGAGCAGAGTTGATTACGATTAGCGATTGCGGACATGTCCCGTTCATTGGAAGGGAACAACACATCGTGGAGGCATTGAGGAGGTGGCGGACATGA